One window of Fusobacterium polymorphum genomic DNA carries:
- the hprK gene encoding HPr(Ser) kinase/phosphatase, with the protein MYTYTTVREIVESLNLEVLNEGNLDLKIDIPNIYQIGYELVGFLDKESDELNKYINICSLKESRFIATFSKERKEKVISEYMSLDFPALIFTKDAIIAEEFYYYAKKHNKNILLSNEKASVTVRKLKFFLSKALSIEEEYENYSLMEIHGVGVLMSGYPNARKGVMIELLERGHRMITDKNLIIRRVGENDLVGYNSKKREKLGHFYLEDIKGGYVDVTDHFGVKSTRIEKKINIFIVLEEWNEKKFYDRLGLDVQYQDFVGEKIQKYIIPVRKGRNLAVIIETAALTFRLRRMGLNTPLEFLTKSQEIIERKKKEREEDMNINRLPIAKLINEFDLEIKYGEDKVTSTYIKSSNVYRPSLSLIGFFDLIEEVTNIGIQIFSKIEFKFLENLCPSERENNLKKFLTYDIPMIVLTADANPPDYFFELVKRSGHILAISPYKKASQIVANFNNYLDSFFSETISVHGVLVELFGFGVLLTGKSGIGKSETALELIHRGHRLIADDMVKFFRDTQGDVVGKSAELPFFMEIRGLGIIDIKTLYGLSAVRLSKSLDMIIELQAIDSTDYMSAPSTHLYEDVLGKPIKKRILEISSGRNAAAMVEVMVMDHMSGLLGQK; encoded by the coding sequence ATGTATACATATACTACTGTTAGGGAAATAGTAGAATCATTAAATTTAGAAGTATTAAATGAGGGAAATTTAGATTTAAAAATTGATATACCTAATATCTATCAAATTGGATATGAACTTGTAGGTTTTCTTGACAAGGAAAGTGATGAGTTAAATAAATATATCAATATATGTAGTTTAAAAGAATCAAGATTTATTGCCACTTTTTCAAAAGAAAGAAAAGAAAAAGTAATTTCAGAATATATGAGTCTTGATTTCCCAGCCCTTATATTTACTAAAGATGCTATAATTGCAGAAGAGTTTTATTATTATGCTAAAAAGCACAATAAAAATATTCTTTTAAGTAATGAAAAAGCTTCTGTTACTGTTAGAAAGTTGAAATTTTTTCTTTCAAAAGCTTTATCTATTGAAGAAGAATATGAAAATTACTCTCTTATGGAAATTCATGGTGTTGGTGTCTTAATGTCAGGATATCCTAATGCTAGGAAGGGAGTAATGATAGAATTACTGGAAAGAGGACACCGTATGATAACAGATAAAAATTTGATTATACGGCGTGTTGGTGAAAATGATTTAGTTGGTTATAATTCAAAAAAAAGAGAAAAACTAGGACATTTCTATTTAGAAGATATAAAAGGTGGTTATGTAGATGTTACAGATCATTTTGGTGTAAAATCAACAAGAATAGAGAAAAAAATTAATATATTTATTGTATTGGAAGAATGGAATGAAAAAAAATTTTATGATAGACTTGGACTTGATGTACAATATCAAGATTTTGTTGGAGAAAAAATACAAAAATATATAATACCTGTTAGAAAGGGGAGAAACCTAGCAGTTATAATTGAAACAGCAGCCTTAACATTTAGATTGAGAAGAATGGGACTTAATACCCCATTAGAATTTCTTACAAAATCACAAGAAATAATTGAAAGAAAAAAGAAAGAGAGGGAAGAAGATATGAATATAAATAGGCTGCCTATAGCAAAATTAATAAATGAATTTGATTTGGAAATAAAATATGGAGAGGATAAGGTAACAAGTACATATATAAAATCTTCAAATGTATATAGACCTTCTTTATCACTCATAGGATTTTTTGATTTAATAGAAGAAGTTACAAATATAGGTATACAAATATTTTCAAAAATAGAATTTAAGTTTTTAGAAAATTTATGTCCTTCTGAAAGAGAAAATAACCTAAAAAAATTTTTAACTTATGATATTCCAATGATAGTATTAACAGCAGATGCAAACCCACCCGATTATTTTTTTGAATTAGTTAAAAGAAGTGGGCATATTTTAGCTATTTCTCCATATAAAAAGGCTTCTCAAATAGTTGCTAATTTTAATAATTATTTAGATTCATTTTTCTCTGAAACTATAAGTGTACATGGAGTTTTAGTTGAACTTTTTGGATTTGGAGTATTACTTACTGGTAAAAGTGGAATAGGGAAAAGTGAGACTGCTCTTGAACTTATACATAGAGGACACAGACTTATAGCTGATGACATGGTTAAATTTTTTAGAGATACACAGGGAGATGTTGTTGGAAAGTCTGCTGAACTTCCATTCTTTATGGAAATTAGGGGCTTAGGAATTATTGATATAAAAACTTTATATGGTTTAAGTGCTGTTAGATTATCAAAAAGTTTAGATATGATAATAGAGTTACAAGCTATTGATAGCACTGATTATATGTCTG